The sequence CCGATACTATCTCTTCAGCAACCTGGTGATAATGAACGTACAGCTTGCAAAATTTAATGAGTCGCGGGTTTAATGCGTGAAATAAACCCTCAAATGACCGGGCATCACTCACCTTCGTGAAGCGCTCCCATAGATCATTTATATTAACCTCTTTTTGCATTCTAACTTTTCATTATATTTCGGACAGCAATGTAGTAAAAGTATATGGCAAATAAAAATAATAAATCTTTCTGAATTAATTATTTATAATATATATTATTACCGATACATTAATATTTAGGGGTATCAGATTAGCACAAAAAAAGAGGGGGAAGCAGTCCTTACCCGGACTACTTCCCCCTTCTATATCAAGGAGTTATATTTTCCCTATTCCTGCTCCATCGTCATTATGTCACGATCGAACAAATAGAGACCACTTTTGTCATCTCCAATCAGTTCCAGCTTATCATTACACTCACGGGCCAGTCTTTCCTCTTCAATCTGCTCATTTACATACCACTGCAGGAAGTTGTGCGTAGCATAATCTTTCTCCTGTAATGACATGTCTACCAGCTCATTAATCCCCTCACTCACCTTCACCTCATGGGCAAACAACTCTTCAAAAGCCTTCTTCAATGATGGGAAGGTCAGCACCGGCTGAGCCAATGCAGGTACGAGGGCAAAACCACCCCGCTCATTTATATAATGGATCAGTTTCAGCATGTGCATTCTCTCTTCGTCACTGTGCTTAAAGAAGAATTTTGTTACTCCCTTCAGACCAGGCTGAATGTCTGCCCAGCTACCCATGGCGAGGTAAGCCTGTGACGACTGCGCCTCCATTAAAACCTGCTTGTTCAGCGCTTCCTGCATTCTTTGTGACAACATAATATTCGCTTTTTGTTGATAATTAATTGATTATCTATGTAAAAAGTCTTCTCTCATGGGATTGAAGACGTCAATAAGTACTCCTTCTTCTTTGCAAACCACGCCATGGATGGCTCCAGACGGTACTGAAAATACATCCCCTGTCTGCAATATTTTCTTGTGGCCGGCAATCTCCACCTCAAACGATCCCTTTTCCACATACGACATCTGTAAATGTGGGTGCGCGTGTAACGTACCTACTGCACCGGTTTCGAAAGCCACTTTTACGATCA is a genomic window of Chitinophaga sp. LS1 containing:
- a CDS encoding ferritin; protein product: MLSQRMQEALNKQVLMEAQSSQAYLAMGSWADIQPGLKGVTKFFFKHSDEERMHMLKLIHYINERGGFALVPALAQPVLTFPSLKKAFEELFAHEVKVSEGINELVDMSLQEKDYATHNFLQWYVNEQIEEERLARECNDKLELIGDDKSGLYLFDRDIMTMEQE
- a CDS encoding cupin domain-containing protein; this encodes MADLSVFYKLDADIVWEPTDPGVKRKVMAYSEQLMIVKVAFETGAVGTLHAHPHLQMSYVEKGSFEVEIAGHKKILQTGDVFSVPSGAIHGVVCKEEGVLIDVFNPMREDFLHR